One window from the genome of Xiphophorus hellerii strain 12219 chromosome 16, Xiphophorus_hellerii-4.1, whole genome shotgun sequence encodes:
- the alkbh7 gene encoding alpha-ketoglutarate-dependent dioxygenase alkB homolog 7, mitochondrial: MKLLLTTLKHTRNPAVYLCRRCCSSPRSSGGLSSLQDEVMVGSSLELVRTVGSQVEVRPGFITEEEEAVLLQELEPGLRKKRYEFDHWDDAIHGYRETERLRWAPPCEEILNRVRSVAFPRGAPLLGPVHVLDLDKAGYIKPHVDSVKFCGSTIAGLSLLSDSIMRLVKENKPNEWLDLLLTRRSLYILREQARYDFTHEILKDEDSVFNGHRVPRQRRISVICRNLPG, from the exons ATGAAATTGTTGCTGAcgacactgaaacacacacgaAACCCAGCGGTTTACCTCTGCCGACGGTGCTGTTCGAGCCCCAGAAGCAGCGGTGGACTGTCATCTCTCCAAGATGAGGTGATGGTGGGGTCAAGCCTGGAGCTGGTGCGGACTGTGGGCTCTCAGGTGGAGGTGAGGCCGGGCTTCatcacagaggaggaggaggctgtCCTGCTGCAAGAGCTGGAGCCAGGTCTCAGGAAGAAACGCTACGAGTTCGACCACTGGGACGAC GCAATTCATGGCTACAGAGAGACGGAGCGTCTGAGGTGGGCTCCGCCGTGTGAAGAGATCCTGAACCGTGTCCGGTCTGTAGCGTTTCCTCGGGGCGCTCCTCTTCTGGGGCCCGTGCACGTTCTGGATTTGGACAAAGCTGGCTACATCAAACCCCACGTCGACAGCGTCAAG TTTTGTGGCAGCACCATTGCTGGTTTGAGTCTTTTATCTGACAGCATCATGCGTTTAGTAAAGGAGAATAAGCCAAATGAATGGCTGGATCTGCTGCTGACTCGTCGCTCCCTCTACATACTAAG AGAACAGGCCAGATATGACTTCACTCATGAGATCCTTAAAGATGAAGACTCGGTGTTCAACGGACATAGGGTGCCACGGCAGCGCCGGATCTCCGTTATCTGTCGTAACCTTCCAGGCTAA